In Paludibacter propionicigenes WB4, the genomic window CAGTTTTTAATAATTTCAACAGATGATAAATATCATAGGGAACTACAAATGGAATCTGTATTGCTGGATGTGATAATGAACAATAATACGGTTCAACAAAGTGACGTAATAAATAAAAAACTTAGGGGTTATATAGAAAAAGACATAGCCGGGATGTTGAACATCAAACAACCTGCTGTTAACCAACGATTGAATGCCGGAAACTGGCATGCCATAGATACTATGTTGAAGCACTTTAAATTACTGTACAGCAATGGATAAATCATGGCTTATTTTTACCTCCGAAGAAGGTAATTTTCTTATTCGTTTGTTGCTGGCACATTTTCTGGCCGATTTTGCATTCCAAACCCGGAAAATGGTTGAGCATAAAAGATGGTTCTCCTTACAGATGCTGTTGCATATTGCCATTGTGTTTGCATTAACATTCATATTCACTTTTTCATGGAAAATAGCCATCATCGTATCTGTATTGCACTGGTTGTTAGACGCCCTAAAGAAACAGTTTGAGAATAGCAGTTGGAATAAAGCCCTGTTGTTTTCCATCGACCAACTTTTACATCTGCTTGTGCTACTGTTTGTATGGCTGATCAGATTCAACCTGCTGGATAAAATACAGCAAGCCATCGTACTGCCTTTTACAAATTACAGAATAAGCCTTATTTTGCTATCGTATGTAGTTGTTTTCTGGCCTGTTGGGTATCTTATCGGATTTTTGCTGAAAAAATTTAATCATCCCGGGCAGTCGGACAAAGCAGGACAGATGATAGGGCAATTTGAACGCGTTATTATCCTCACGTTGGTGTTGTTGCAACAATACGAAGCCATAGGTTTTCTGATTACCGGCAAAAGCATTATCCGCTTTTCAAGTACCAATCAGGATGCTAAAAGTGAATATGTTCTGCTCGGCACCATGCTTAGTTACGCGCTGGCCATAGCAATGGGTGTGGTGGTGCGGATCATGTTGGATTTTCCTGTAAAATAAAGTATCAGTAAAAACATAAATGAGCGAACTAAATAATATACCAAAACACTGGCAAGTAAAAAGACTTTTTGAAATAGGTAAAGTTATTAATGGTGATAGGGGTAAAAACTATCCATCTAGGGCACATTATGTTGAATATGGCGTTCCATTTGTATCTGCTGGTAATATTGAAGAATACTATATAAATAGTAATAACCTTAACTTTATTTCAAAAGATAAATTTGAAGCACTAAACAATGGGAAGTTACAAAACAGAGACATTATTTACTGTTTGAGAGGTTCTTTAGGTAAATGTGCAATTTCAAATTTGAATGAGGGTGCAATATCATCTTCATTATGTATTTTAAGATTAGATCAGACCATTGAAGAAAGGTATGTGTACTACTATTTGTGTAGTCCATTTGGTAGAGCAGAGATTCTTAAGCATGATAATGGCACAGCACAACCTAATTTGTCTGCAAAGAATTTCTCAAATTATATTATCCCTATTCCCCCTCTCCACGAACAACTCTCCATAGTCTCCAAAATAGAAGAACTACTGAGCGACCTCGAAAACGGCAAACAACAACTCCTTACCGCACAACAGCAACTAAAAGTGTATCGACAGAGTTTGCTGAAGGCGGCGTTTGAAGGGCGTTTGACCAATAAAGAGGTGAAAGATGGGGAATTGCCTGAGGGGTGGAAATGGGTGACAATTACTGATTTGGCTGAAAATAATAAACACGCTTTAAAAGCTGGGCCATTTGGCTCTGCTCTTAAAAAAGAGTTTTATGTTGAAACTGGATATAAGATTTATGGTCAGGAACAGGTTATTATTGATAATCCTAACTTTGGAGATTATTATGTAAATGAGGAAAAATACCAAGAATTAAAATCGTGTCGTATTAAGCCATTCGATATTTTAATTAGTTTGGTCGGAACTGTTGGCAAGGTACTTATTTTACCAGAAAATTGTATGGATGGAATTATCAATCCTCGACTTATTAAGATATCATTAAACAGACAGAAATACTTGCCTAAATTTTTCAAATATTATTTTGAAAGTTCTTCAGTCAAAGCACATTATAAATCACAGGCTCAAGGAACAACGATGGATGTGTTGAATCTGGGTATTATAAAGAAAGTACCTTTTCCATTAACCACACTTGAAGAACAACAAAGAGTTATTGATGAATTAGAAAGCAAACTCACCGTTTGCGATAAGATAGAAGAAACCATCAACCAAAGCTTGCAGCAGGCTGAGACATTGAAGCAGAGTATATTGAAAAAGGCGTTTGAAGGGAGGTTGGTAAAACCTCAGCCGACAAAGGTTGTAGCGAAACCAAAAAATGAGTATTTCTATCAAATGCAGCTTTTAGCTCTTATTGCCAAGGCTTCAAAAGAACATAACATTGAGCATGGAGAAATGACCTTAGCTAAGTATGCTTATTTGTTAGATAAAGTATATGGTATTCCTACTTACTACGATTATAATCGTTGGCATTTAGGTCCATATCCTCCTGAAATGAAAAAGGCAATAAATAACAAACAATATTTTTCTCGAAAATCTAATCATATCATTGTTGTTAATGAAGATAAACTATTGAAATATACTAATTCATACGAAACAAATGTTATAGATGCAATTGATGATTTAGCTTCTATTTTTGAAAAATATCCGGTTAAAGAAAGAGCTGACAAGACAGAACTATTAGCTACTGTTTGTAAAGTTGTTGAAGATATAAAAACGACTGATATTACTGAAGTGCGTAAATCCATGCAAGACTGGAAAATAGAGTTAGATAACTGCCCTTTCAAAAACAAGGCAGAGAAATTCAGCATCGAAGAAACCGAAAAATGTTTGAAGTTCTTAGTTCAACGTGAATGGATAGCAAAACTAATAAACAAAAATTGAAAGAAAAGATGACAACTTCCTCCATAGTCTCCAAAGTATGGTCATTCTGTAATCCGCTACGCGATGTGGGTGTGGGTTATGGTGATTACCTGGAGCAACTCACCTATCTGCTGTTTTTGAAAATGGCCGACGAATACAGCAAGCCACCTCACAACCGTAAGCTGAATATCCCTAAGGAATATAACTGGGAAAGTCTCACGGGCGTAAAAGGTGCTGAGCTGGAACTGCATTATGCCACGCTGCTACGCGAACTCAGCACTCAGAAAGGCATATTGGGTCAAATATTTACCAAGAGTCAGAACAAGATACAAGACCCTGCTATGCTGGCTAAAATCATTGATATGATCGACAGCGAACAATGGCTCGTAATGGGAGCCGATGTAAAAGGTGATATCTACGAAAAACTGTTGGAGCAAAATGCGCAGGATGTGAAAAGCGGTGCCGGTCAGTATTTTACTCCGCGTCCACTGATTCGTGCTATGGTAGAATGTATTCAGCCCCAGCCCCTGAAAACCATTGCCGATCCGGCTTGTGGTACGGGTGGATTCTTTCTGGCAGCGTACGATTATCTGGTAGCAAACAATAAACTGGATAAAGACCAAAATAAGTTCCTGAAACTGGAAACGTTTTACGGTAACGAGATTGTAGCTAGTACCCGCCGATTGGCGTTGATGAATATGTTTCTGCACAATATCGGTGATATCGATAGCGATAACTTTATTTCACCTGCCGATGCGTTGATAGCTGCTTCGTCCACTACTTACGATTATGTATTAGCCAATCCGCCTTTCGGTAAAAAGAGTTCACAGACTTTTACCAACGAAGAAGGCGAACAGGAAAAAGACGATTTGACCTACAATCGTCAGGATTTCTGGGCAACTACCAGCAATAAACAACTGAACTTTGTGCAGCATATCCGCTCCATGTTGAAAACAACCGGCATGGCAGCAGTTGTTGTACCCGACAATGTGTTATTCGAAGGTGGTGCCGGTGAAACAGTCCGTAAAAAATTGTTGGAAACAACCGATTTACACACCATCTTGCGTTTACCCACGGGTATCTTCTATGCCAATGGTGTAAAAGCAAATGTCATTTTCTTCGACAACAAACCTGCCAGTAAAACCCCATGGACAAAAGAAGTGTGGGTGTACGATTACCGCACCAATGTGCATCACACCTTGAAGAAGAACCCATTAAACATTGATGTTTTAAAGGATTTTATTGCATGTTATAATCCGGCAAATCGTTTTAAACGGACGGAAACTTATAACGCCGAAACCAATCCCGAAGGGAAATGGCGTAAGTTTTCTTACGATGAAATCGTAGCCCGAGACAAAACCAGTTTGGACATAACGTGGCTAAAAGACAAATCATTGGCAGACCTCGATAACTTACCAGATCCGGAAGATCTGGCAACGGATATCATTGAAAATCTGGAAGCTGGCTTGGCAAGTTTCAGAGAAATAATGGTGAAATTGAAATAATACGTCCTCTGCTTTAAGCTAAAAATAAATCTGTTTAAAGCAAATATCAAAAAGTCCTGATTTAAAGATGATTCGTTGTGTGGCCGTTTAATCTAATATAAGTCTGATTTAATTAGGTTAGTTCGAAAAGTGTCGATTCTTTTGTCAGTATATTTTATAGGGGTTATCTGTCACATACAAAACGATTACTTGACTTTGTACTCAATGTTTAAGCATTGAATATAAATGTATTATAGAATACTTTGTGAATGAATGTTCATTATCTTCTTTAATTGAACCTCTTTTAATATTCTCTATTTTATCAGTATTTTGCCAACCAATTTACTGCTGATTCCAGGTCTTTAAACATTCCCGTCTTAATACCATGATTAGTCCAAGTAGTTTCAACAAAATGGAAAAAATTTTCATTTTCATTATTTGCAATATGAGCTGTAGGAATTTTCCTAAACAACATATTTATTTTATCTAAATGATTTGTAAACCAAAAATATGCTTCACCCATACCTATAGTTACAGCGGCTTGCGAGAAATCAAAAATTATTTTATAATTGAGATTAAATGCCAACATGCAAATTTCTGCATCCAGTTTTGCAAAGTTGGCTGCATTTACATCTCCTAC contains:
- a CDS encoding DUF3307 domain-containing protein; translated protein: MDKSWLIFTSEEGNFLIRLLLAHFLADFAFQTRKMVEHKRWFSLQMLLHIAIVFALTFIFTFSWKIAIIVSVLHWLLDALKKQFENSSWNKALLFSIDQLLHLLVLLFVWLIRFNLLDKIQQAIVLPFTNYRISLILLSYVVVFWPVGYLIGFLLKKFNHPGQSDKAGQMIGQFERVIILTLVLLQQYEAIGFLITGKSIIRFSSTNQDAKSEYVLLGTMLSYALAIAMGVVVRIMLDFPVK
- a CDS encoding restriction endonuclease subunit S, coding for MSELNNIPKHWQVKRLFEIGKVINGDRGKNYPSRAHYVEYGVPFVSAGNIEEYYINSNNLNFISKDKFEALNNGKLQNRDIIYCLRGSLGKCAISNLNEGAISSSLCILRLDQTIEERYVYYYLCSPFGRAEILKHDNGTAQPNLSAKNFSNYIIPIPPLHEQLSIVSKIEELLSDLENGKQQLLTAQQQLKVYRQSLLKAAFEGRLTNKEVKDGELPEGWKWVTITDLAENNKHALKAGPFGSALKKEFYVETGYKIYGQEQVIIDNPNFGDYYVNEEKYQELKSCRIKPFDILISLVGTVGKVLILPENCMDGIINPRLIKISLNRQKYLPKFFKYYFESSSVKAHYKSQAQGTTMDVLNLGIIKKVPFPLTTLEEQQRVIDELESKLTVCDKIEETINQSLQQAETLKQSILKKAFEGRLVKPQPTKVVAKPKNEYFYQMQLLALIAKASKEHNIEHGEMTLAKYAYLLDKVYGIPTYYDYNRWHLGPYPPEMKKAINNKQYFSRKSNHIIVVNEDKLLKYTNSYETNVIDAIDDLASIFEKYPVKERADKTELLATVCKVVEDIKTTDITEVRKSMQDWKIELDNCPFKNKAEKFSIEETEKCLKFLVQREWIAKLINKN
- a CDS encoding HsdM family class I SAM-dependent methyltransferase translates to MTTSSIVSKVWSFCNPLRDVGVGYGDYLEQLTYLLFLKMADEYSKPPHNRKLNIPKEYNWESLTGVKGAELELHYATLLRELSTQKGILGQIFTKSQNKIQDPAMLAKIIDMIDSEQWLVMGADVKGDIYEKLLEQNAQDVKSGAGQYFTPRPLIRAMVECIQPQPLKTIADPACGTGGFFLAAYDYLVANNKLDKDQNKFLKLETFYGNEIVASTRRLALMNMFLHNIGDIDSDNFISPADALIAASSTTYDYVLANPPFGKKSSQTFTNEEGEQEKDDLTYNRQDFWATTSNKQLNFVQHIRSMLKTTGMAAVVVPDNVLFEGGAGETVRKKLLETTDLHTILRLPTGIFYANGVKANVIFFDNKPASKTPWTKEVWVYDYRTNVHHTLKKNPLNIDVLKDFIACYNPANRFKRTETYNAETNPEGKWRKFSYDEIVARDKTSLDITWLKDKSLADLDNLPDPEDLATDIIENLEAGLASFREIMVKLK